The following DNA comes from Chitinophaga nivalis.
AACGGAAGTCCTGCTGGTCACGATCCAGGTTGACAGCACTGGAAGTGATGGTATTGTTACGTACAGACAACTGGTGTTTATCGTTGATGTTCCAGTCGATGCGGTTAAAGAATTTGTTGGATTCGGAAGAAGAATTGTATACGCCTGCGGTTCCCGGATCGAAGATGTTGCCATAGTTTTTGATAGTGGCATTGCGGATATCTTCTGCATCTTTCTCACTCAGGATACGGGCTGTTTCTTCCTTACCTGCCAGCAGCTGTGCCGGGTCGGTTCTGCGGGTGATTTCTTCGTTGGTGAAGAAGAACAATTTGTTTTTGATAATCGGGAAACCTACACGTACACCTACCTGATAGTCCTGAAAATCGCTGTTCATTTTTTCTTTGTTACCAATTTTGTTTTTACCGATCAGGGCGGCGTTACGGCCAAAGCCATATACCGAACCGGTTACGGTGTTGGTACCACTGCGGGTAACAGCATTCACGCTACCACCGGTGAAGTTACCGATCTTCACGTCGAAAGGTGCGAGGTATACCTGCATATCTTCAATCGCATCCAGGGATACGGGGTTGGTACGGGTACTGCTACCCGGCTGACCGGAAGTACCGCTCTGACCACCCATAGAAGGGCTAAAACCAATCGCATCGTTATTAACGGCACCATCAATTGTGACGTTGTTATAACGGAAGTTGGAACCACCGAAGCTGTTATCTTTACTACCCTGAGGCACCATCCGGGTGATATCCTGGATGCTGCGGCTTACGGTAGGCATATTGTTGATCTGGCTGCGGCTGATGTTCTGACCGGCGCCATAGTTATTGGCTTTAGGTCCTTTTTTAGCGCCTTTCACCACGATTTCAGAGAGTTGTTTACGTTCATCTGCCATCACGAAGTTCAGTTGCTGCGGTTCGCCCAAACGCACAGTTATGTTCTGTTGTTTTTGTGGCGCCATACCCATCATGGTAGCGGTTACGCTATAGGGGCCGCCGATACGCATGCCCAGTAAGCGGTAACGGCCGCCTCCATCTGTTACGACCGGGTAACGGGTTCCGGAAGGTTCGTGTACCGCAATGATGGTAACACCCGGTAATGCCTGTCCCTGACCGTCCTGTGCCTTCCCTGCCAGACCGCCGGAAGTTTCCTGTGCCATCACGGTAAAGGAGAATGGCAACAGTAACAGCAACAGCAAAAGAGAAAATATCGTTGTAGCTATTTTTTTTGTGTTCATTACTTTTAATTGTAAATGATGATGAGTAGCGCTCCTGTACATGTTTTACTGTGTTATTTTCAGTACCTGGTCCACTATATGTAATACGCCGTTGCCTGTAATGATATTCTGACGCACGAGATTGGACACCAGCGTGTTACCCGTTCCCTGCAGGGTGATACTTTTGTAAAGGCCAGGCGCCTGTGCATCTGGTACCAGCTGCACTTTCACGGTGTTATTATCAATCATTCCCTGTGTGGTGACAGTAGCGTTGGTACTCAGGATATAATCGTACACAAAGCGACGGTCTGCCGCGATGTGGTAACGCAGTACAACAGCCAGTTTTTCAGGGTCTGCTTTTTCGATATCTTCCATTGTCTGATAACCATATTTAGCCATGGCCTCATTGGAAGGAGCATAAACGGTATAGGGACCTTTGCCTTTCAGCAAAGTGGACAAACCTGATCTTTGTAATGCCTGGCTGAATAATGTCAGGCTGGTTTCTGCCGTTACTGCATCTGTGACGGTTTCATGGAGATAAGGCTCCAGTAAACGATTGATTACCTGTACCTGACCATTGGTAGCTTTAATACCCTGTGCGAGCACGCGGCTGCCATTCACTGTGATAACGGTATCATTGCCTTTCACCCAGCGGGTTACATAAAGCTTACCACCACCCTGTGAACGTATTTCCTGGTTAAACAGGAAAGGCATTCTGTTCAGGTCATAGTTACCGTTCAGTACATGATAGGCAGTGGTATTGATAATCAGCGACTGGCTGGCAGTAGCGATAGATAGCGGTGTACCGTATCCTGCCTCTTTGAAAGCGGCATCAGAAGGCGCCAATAATGTAAAAGGCCCATCACCTGATAACAAAGGCTTAAGATTACTGCGGCCAATGGATGCATGCAGCATCTTCAGGTTGAAGTTATCGGCTACTATCTGCGGGATACGGTTTTGGTTGCCCGCGTTGACATCCATATCATCATTCTTCTTACAGGCTGTCAGCATCAATAAAGAAAAACTGATGACAGAGAGGCCGCAAGTGAAATATTTTTTACTGCTTTTCCGGCAGGCAGAAAGCGTTGTTGCTGTGTTCATGTTGTTCATCATTAACCTTTTGCTATTAACGGAAAATTAGTAGTGTACTTTGAATCCATCCGGAATAAGCAAGCCATCCACAATATGTAGCGGTCCTTCAAACGTATTGATATTGGCTTCAATAATTTTAACCGGTGGCGC
Coding sequences within:
- a CDS encoding fasciclin domain-containing protein, which codes for MNTATTLSACRKSSKKYFTCGLSVISFSLLMLTACKKNDDMDVNAGNQNRIPQIVADNFNLKMLHASIGRSNLKPLLSGDGPFTLLAPSDAAFKEAGYGTPLSIATASQSLIINTTAYHVLNGNYDLNRMPFLFNQEIRSQGGGKLYVTRWVKGNDTVITVNGSRVLAQGIKATNGQVQVINRLLEPYLHETVTDAVTAETSLTLFSQALQRSGLSTLLKGKGPYTVYAPSNEAMAKYGYQTMEDIEKADPEKLAVVLRYHIAADRRFVYDYILSTNATVTTQGMIDNNTVKVQLVPDAQAPGLYKSITLQGTGNTLVSNLVRQNIITGNGVLHIVDQVLKITQ